Proteins co-encoded in one Leptospiraceae bacterium genomic window:
- a CDS encoding ATP-grasp domain-containing protein — MSKIVVAVSGMNAVDSPGPGVPVIRSLKESTLNLELIGFAYGTLEPGNFMLDLVENSFLLPYPSSGHEVLLERIQYIHSLKKLNVIIPTLDSELDNYISIIPELNKMGIQIFLPGRKELHTRDKTYLKESLANTDVLLPETFTVQDVGGIRHVTDELGFPLFVKGVFYEAYLARNYEEAVGYFYAMAGKWGIPVIFQKYISGEECNVCALAKDGEMIGAVVMKKLFLTDKGKAWAGVTIKNEKVEQISKKILKFINWNSGCELEYIIENKTGKMYLLEINPRFPAWVYLATASGQNLPEALLKLSLGESVTPFDSYEVGKVFVRHSWDEIIPMKYIESLTVKGQLKDIEKGDNNE; from the coding sequence ATGAGTAAAATTGTTGTCGCTGTAAGTGGAATGAATGCAGTAGATAGTCCAGGACCTGGGGTTCCCGTAATTCGGTCTTTGAAGGAATCAACCTTAAACCTTGAATTAATTGGATTTGCTTATGGTACTTTAGAGCCTGGAAATTTTATGTTGGACCTTGTTGAAAATTCCTTTTTACTACCTTACCCTAGTTCTGGTCATGAAGTTTTATTAGAACGAATTCAATATATTCATTCTCTCAAGAAGTTAAATGTAATTATCCCCACACTCGATTCTGAATTAGATAATTATATTTCTATTATACCTGAATTGAACAAAATGGGAATTCAAATTTTTTTACCAGGTCGAAAAGAATTACACACAAGGGATAAAACTTATTTAAAAGAATCCTTAGCAAATACAGATGTTTTACTTCCCGAAACATTTACAGTTCAAGATGTTGGTGGAATACGTCATGTGACAGATGAATTAGGATTTCCTCTTTTTGTAAAAGGAGTATTTTATGAGGCATACTTGGCAAGAAATTACGAAGAAGCTGTTGGATATTTTTATGCAATGGCAGGCAAGTGGGGAATACCCGTTATCTTCCAAAAATATATTTCCGGAGAAGAATGTAATGTATGTGCTTTGGCAAAAGATGGTGAAATGATTGGGGCAGTCGTAATGAAAAAACTTTTTCTTACAGATAAAGGAAAGGCCTGGGCAGGTGTGACAATAAAAAATGAAAAAGTTGAGCAAATATCGAAAAAAATCCTGAAGTTCATTAATTGGAACAGTGGTTGTGAATTAGAGTATATTATTGAAAATAAAACTGGTAAAATGTATCTATTAGAGATTAATCCCCGTTTTCCTGCATGGGTTTATTTGGCGACTGCTTCTGGACAAAATCTTCCGGAAGCACTACTGAAATTGAGTTTGGGAGAAAGTGTAACTCCTTTTGACTCCTATGAAGTAGGAAAAGTATTTGTGAGGCATAGTTGGGATGAAATTATTCCAATGAAATACATTGAGTCATTAACAGTTAAGGGACAATTGAAAGATATAGAAAAAGGAGATAATAATGAGTAA
- a CDS encoding 1-acyl-sn-glycerol-3-phosphate acyltransferase, with the protein MVPNHFSWLEAQLIASILPQRAYFLAKKELLKMPVSGVIMEKSILIFH; encoded by the coding sequence ATGGTTCCAAATCATTTTAGTTGGTTAGAAGCGCAGCTAATCGCGAGTATCCTACCGCAGCGAGCTTATTTCTTAGCAAAAAAAGAACTTTTGAAAATGCCTGTATCCGGTGTAATAATGGAAAAATCTATTTTGATTTTTCATTGA
- a CDS encoding cyclic nucleotide-binding domain-containing protein encodes MNNTTDWGKLQNLQKNIKRGTEFITQGTNSKGMYVLISGRCSVYRDGICVSNIKKRGEYIGEIAVLLKIPASASVKADTDIIVIEIESDKVNLFFHHTPDIAIALARKMADRLVELNSNFSQLVDKSYRPDFIKSLQNKQKPPIQPSDADINLQKLKSFFTEFAEGMDVLTQGQYPSALYILVNGSVEIIKNGKKIAVEDKPGYYLGDVAILRNTFSNATVVTRTVSTLIEIKIDKVEHFLNHSPEIAISIAIKLAERTLAINELFLDLQADAITEIRKKEEQLKKDEIRKELAERKKIKEELAKQSNLQKEKEDITKKKQDSISKQIDELKKVEKDIYKLLGMEEEE; translated from the coding sequence ATGAATAACACTACTGACTGGGGCAAACTCCAAAACCTTCAAAAAAATATTAAAAGAGGAACAGAATTCATAACCCAGGGCACAAATTCAAAAGGAATGTATGTCCTAATAAGCGGACGATGCAGCGTTTACCGCGATGGAATTTGTGTTTCCAATATTAAAAAACGCGGTGAATACATTGGGGAAATTGCAGTTCTTCTAAAAATCCCCGCCAGTGCATCCGTAAAAGCAGACACTGACATTATTGTAATTGAGATAGAATCTGACAAAGTAAATTTATTTTTTCACCATACTCCAGACATTGCAATAGCTTTGGCACGCAAAATGGCTGACAGATTAGTGGAACTAAATTCTAATTTTTCACAATTAGTGGATAAATCCTATCGTCCCGATTTCATCAAGTCCTTACAGAATAAACAGAAACCACCAATTCAACCGAGTGACGCTGATATTAATCTCCAAAAATTAAAATCTTTTTTTACTGAATTCGCAGAAGGAATGGATGTTCTTACTCAAGGACAGTATCCAAGTGCACTTTATATTTTGGTAAATGGAAGTGTAGAAATCATAAAAAATGGAAAAAAAATTGCAGTTGAGGATAAACCTGGTTACTACCTTGGGGATGTCGCTATTTTAAGAAATACTTTTTCGAATGCAACGGTCGTTACCCGCACTGTATCTACACTCATTGAAATCAAAATAGATAAAGTGGAACATTTTCTAAATCACTCTCCTGAAATTGCAATATCAATTGCTATCAAACTAGCCGAACGAACTCTTGCAATAAATGAGCTTTTCCTTGATTTACAAGCTGACGCAATTACTGAAATCCGAAAAAAAGAGGAACAACTTAAAAAGGATGAGATAAGAAAAGAGTTAGCTGAACGCAAAAAAATTAAAGAAGAGCTTGCTAAACAATCGAATCTACAAAAAGAGAAAGAAGATATTACTAAAAAGAAACAAGATTCAATTAGTAAACAAATAGACGAGTTAAAAAAAGTAGAAAAGGATATTTATAAACTACTTGGGATGGAAGAAGAAGAATAG
- the carA gene encoding glutamine-hydrolyzing carbamoyl-phosphate synthase small subunit, giving the protein MKAFLVLDNGEVFEGESFGYEGSEVGEVVFNTSMAGYQEILTDPSYKKQIVTLTYPMIGNYGICEEDMESDKVQVSGLIVKEYVPVPSNFRSTETLASFLIRHKIPAIQGIDTRKLTRFIRSNGAPNGGIFIAEKYSEEFLKKVKEFPGIQGMDLAKVVSTKERYEFGSKENKPYRVAVYDFGVKTNILQCLNNVGFSVSVFPAEYPVEKVMEENFDAYFLSNGPGDPEPVSYGIHSAKKIMEQKKPLFGICLGHQIIGLALGRKTTKLKFGHRGGNQPVKNLKSGRVEITAQNHGFAVVGEDSSVGLGETPVTHINLNDDTIEGISSNSLPVMAVQYHPESSPGPHDAEYLFQDFFEMVKKSKS; this is encoded by the coding sequence ATGAAAGCATTTTTAGTTTTAGACAACGGTGAAGTTTTTGAAGGGGAATCCTTTGGTTATGAGGGTTCTGAAGTAGGAGAGGTTGTATTTAATACCTCTATGGCTGGGTACCAAGAGATTCTAACTGACCCATCCTATAAAAAGCAAATTGTAACTCTAACGTATCCAATGATCGGGAATTATGGGATTTGTGAAGAAGACATGGAATCTGATAAAGTCCAGGTAAGTGGGCTAATTGTAAAGGAGTATGTCCCTGTCCCTTCTAATTTTCGATCCACGGAAACACTTGCTTCGTTTTTGATTCGACATAAAATTCCCGCTATCCAAGGAATTGATACTCGCAAGTTAACAAGGTTTATCCGTTCAAATGGAGCACCTAACGGTGGTATTTTCATTGCAGAAAAATATTCGGAAGAGTTTTTGAAAAAAGTAAAAGAATTCCCCGGTATCCAAGGAATGGATTTAGCGAAAGTCGTAAGCACAAAAGAACGTTATGAATTTGGTTCCAAAGAAAATAAACCATATCGTGTTGCTGTTTATGATTTTGGTGTAAAAACCAATATTCTCCAATGCCTAAATAATGTAGGATTTTCTGTAAGTGTATTTCCTGCTGAATACCCAGTTGAAAAAGTGATGGAAGAGAACTTTGATGCATATTTTCTATCGAACGGTCCGGGCGATCCTGAACCAGTAAGTTATGGAATTCATTCTGCAAAAAAAATCATGGAACAAAAAAAACCGCTTTTTGGAATTTGTTTAGGGCACCAAATCATCGGATTAGCATTAGGCAGAAAAACAACTAAGTTAAAATTTGGTCATCGTGGCGGAAATCAACCAGTAAAAAATTTGAAAAGTGGCCGAGTTGAAATTACAGCGCAAAATCATGGTTTTGCGGTGGTAGGCGAAGACTCTTCTGTTGGATTAGGGGAAACTCCTGTAACACATATCAATTTAAATGATGATACGATTGAGGGAATTAGTTCGAATTCATTGCCTGTAATGGCAGTTCAATATCATCCAGAAAGTTCACCCGGACCGCACGATGCAGAATATTTATTTCAAGATTTTTTTGAAATGGTGAAAAAAAGTAAATCGTGA
- a CDS encoding dienelactone hydrolase family protein — MRLLTSILITFSLVACSGGNVKTQVADYKQDNKDFEGFFAEPKTINGKVPGVLLIHEWTGLGDYIQGRTKQVAELGYVAFAMDMYGKGVRVEDHDHDKAGKLMSEYTSNKPLMISRIQNAIEILKANPNVDPNKIAVIGYCFGGGAALEYALDGKEISAVASFHGMLPAPTPKDAKKIKAKVAIHHGADDKFIPQKTVDQIQKSLKDAGVKYEFFSYPGAVHAFTRPAAGTAHKAMGMAYDAPADKLSWERLVEFLKVSL; from the coding sequence ATGAGATTACTAACATCAATTTTAATAACATTTTCATTGGTAGCATGTTCAGGTGGAAATGTCAAAACACAAGTAGCAGATTATAAACAAGACAACAAAGATTTTGAAGGATTTTTCGCAGAGCCTAAAACTATAAACGGAAAAGTTCCGGGAGTTTTATTGATTCATGAATGGACTGGCCTCGGGGATTATATCCAAGGAAGAACTAAACAAGTTGCTGAACTTGGGTATGTTGCATTTGCAATGGATATGTACGGGAAAGGCGTTCGTGTAGAAGATCATGATCACGATAAAGCAGGGAAACTAATGAGTGAGTATACTTCTAATAAACCGCTAATGATTTCCAGAATCCAAAATGCGATCGAAATTTTGAAAGCAAACCCTAATGTTGATCCGAATAAAATTGCCGTAATTGGTTATTGTTTCGGCGGTGGCGCGGCTCTTGAGTATGCGTTAGACGGAAAAGAAATATCTGCTGTCGCTTCATTTCATGGAATGCTTCCTGCCCCAACACCAAAAGATGCAAAAAAAATCAAAGCAAAAGTAGCAATCCACCATGGTGCAGATGATAAATTTATTCCCCAAAAAACAGTAGACCAAATCCAAAAGTCATTAAAAGATGCTGGTGTTAAATATGAATTCTTCTCCTATCCAGGTGCAGTTCATGCATTCACTAGACCGGCGGCAGGAACAGCTCACAAAGCAATGGGAATGGCGTATGACGCTCCTGCAGATAAACTTTCTTGGGAAAGACTTGTAGAGTTTCTTAAAGTTTCGCTTTAA
- a CDS encoding sterol desaturase family protein, giving the protein MNIEIYERLIYVILYIIAVSIVFIPLELSYQSIKVKVFRKEWFIDLSFYFGQTLLWNSVTVFLLSFVFDKINLHWLKELQITFQLQPIWLQIIVVILISDFFIYWGHRLQHKYDFLWRFHKIHHTAETVDYIAAFREHPLDNIYTRGLETLPAVLLGFDLNLIIGFLTFRGLWALFIHSNVNIRLGFLEILFGSPHLHHWHHELEFRGKCNYANLSPLMDILFGTFHSPPQSASKFGIQDKISRSYFGQLIEPMFPKNIWEKISIFK; this is encoded by the coding sequence ATGAACATAGAAATATATGAAAGGCTAATCTACGTAATCCTGTATATCATTGCAGTTTCTATTGTATTTATTCCCCTAGAATTAAGTTATCAATCGATAAAGGTTAAAGTTTTTAGAAAAGAATGGTTTATTGATCTAAGCTTTTACTTTGGGCAAACTTTATTGTGGAATTCAGTGACTGTATTTTTGCTCAGCTTTGTATTTGACAAAATCAATTTACATTGGTTAAAAGAACTCCAAATAACATTCCAACTACAACCAATTTGGTTACAGATAATAGTCGTAATCCTCATAAGTGATTTCTTTATTTATTGGGGACATCGACTACAACACAAATATGATTTTCTTTGGAGATTTCATAAAATCCACCACACAGCAGAGACAGTTGACTATATAGCAGCATTTCGAGAACATCCTTTAGATAATATTTATACTCGAGGATTAGAAACACTTCCAGCTGTCCTACTCGGATTCGATTTAAATCTCATTATCGGATTTCTTACTTTTAGAGGATTATGGGCGTTATTCATTCACAGCAATGTAAACATACGCCTTGGATTTTTAGAGATTCTGTTCGGTTCACCTCATCTACACCACTGGCACCATGAACTAGAATTTCGGGGCAAATGTAATTATGCCAATCTCTCTCCACTCATGGATATTCTATTTGGTACATTTCACAGTCCGCCTCAATCCGCATCTAAATTCGGAATCCAAGATAAAATCAGTCGAAGTTATTTTGGACAATTAATCGAACCTATGTTTCCCAAAAATATTTGGGAGAAAATTTCTATTTTTAAATAA
- a CDS encoding HigA family addiction module antidote protein, translating to MPTKKKSSQKKKIQKQNPVHPGIVLEQFLTNYNLTAYRLAMEIKIDASLIGKIIKGDRPISPLVSLALGKFFGIDEAYWIMLQVKYDLGVTKIDKDILIHSIRTVEELD from the coding sequence ATGCCAACGAAAAAGAAATCTTCCCAAAAGAAAAAAATCCAAAAGCAAAATCCAGTCCATCCGGGAATCGTGCTGGAACAATTTCTGACAAATTACAACCTAACAGCCTATCGTCTCGCTATGGAAATAAAAATAGATGCATCTTTGATTGGTAAAATAATCAAAGGGGATAGACCTATTTCTCCGCTTGTATCTTTGGCACTTGGAAAATTTTTTGGAATAGATGAGGCTTACTGGATTATGCTACAAGTTAAGTATGATCTGGGTGTTACGAAAATTGACAAGGATATTCTAATTCATTCGATTCGAACGGTTGAAGAGCTTGATTGA
- a CDS encoding PAS domain S-box protein — MIKISEKHSLIFVFCLIALLFCIFEFIGQNGIFIWVKYTCFVLTFLLLLIIYIKLEKVIPYKGENSSLDSLLNSYSNYKSQIDALDKSQAIIEFTMNGKILNANANFLETFEYTLEEIVGKHHSIFVESGYRNSTEYAEFWKILGRGKFHSAEYKRIGKTGKEVWIRATYNPILNEESVPIKVVKFATNITEQKRLSIESENLTKELVACLKGMEFGNFDVRLLNTYSKGFSVIKNSFNNTISKLSIMIKEVVESVDTVLDASKKVESTALILSQVSTEQASTVEETEASLNQMIEKIERTAHNAKETEIIAKKSSFDARDGEEAVKNSVEAMRHISQKISVIRHIASQTSLLSLNASIEAARAGTMGSGFAVVASEVGKLAELSNSSANEIWKTSELGLSIAEKAGNLISEIIPAIAKTSELVKFISESNHNQFETVSQIGIAMNELDKVTQKNAGIAEDLAATSASLRNQANQLQETVSFFKNQNFET, encoded by the coding sequence ATGATAAAAATCTCAGAAAAACATAGTTTGATTTTCGTGTTTTGTTTGATCGCGCTCCTGTTTTGTATTTTTGAATTTATTGGGCAAAATGGAATTTTCATCTGGGTCAAATATACCTGCTTTGTTTTAACTTTTTTACTTTTGCTCATTATATATATAAAACTGGAAAAGGTAATTCCTTACAAAGGCGAAAATTCAAGTTTAGATTCATTGCTTAATAGCTATTCTAATTACAAGTCTCAAATAGATGCACTTGATAAGTCACAAGCAATCATAGAATTCACTATGAATGGGAAAATTCTAAATGCAAATGCAAATTTTTTGGAAACCTTTGAGTATACTTTGGAAGAAATTGTAGGAAAACATCATAGTATTTTTGTTGAATCAGGATACAGAAATTCAACTGAATATGCTGAGTTCTGGAAAATTCTTGGACGTGGAAAATTCCATAGTGCCGAATACAAAAGAATCGGAAAGACAGGAAAAGAAGTTTGGATTCGTGCGACATATAATCCTATTCTAAATGAAGAGTCTGTTCCTATAAAAGTTGTAAAGTTTGCAACCAATATCACAGAGCAAAAGCGACTATCGATTGAATCAGAGAATCTAACTAAAGAATTAGTGGCTTGTTTAAAAGGAATGGAGTTTGGAAACTTTGACGTCCGTTTGCTAAATACTTACTCCAAAGGTTTTTCTGTGATAAAAAATTCATTTAATAATACCATCAGCAAACTTTCTATAATGATCAAAGAAGTCGTAGAGAGTGTAGACACAGTATTAGATGCTTCTAAAAAAGTTGAGTCAACCGCACTAATTTTGAGTCAGGTATCGACCGAACAAGCCTCAACGGTAGAAGAAACAGAAGCAAGTTTAAATCAAATGATCGAAAAAATTGAAAGAACTGCGCATAACGCAAAGGAAACGGAAATTATTGCAAAAAAGTCTTCGTTTGATGCTCGGGACGGAGAAGAGGCAGTAAAAAATTCAGTTGAGGCAATGCGGCATATATCGCAGAAAATATCCGTTATCCGCCATATAGCTTCTCAGACTAGTTTATTGTCACTCAATGCATCAATAGAAGCGGCTAGAGCTGGAACAATGGGGAGTGGTTTTGCTGTAGTTGCATCTGAAGTCGGAAAATTGGCAGAACTAAGCAATTCCTCCGCAAACGAAATTTGGAAAACTTCCGAATTAGGGTTGAGCATAGCAGAAAAAGCAGGGAATCTTATTTCAGAAATTATTCCTGCCATTGCAAAAACATCTGAGTTAGTAAAATTTATTTCAGAATCGAATCACAATCAATTCGAAACAGTGTCCCAAATAGGGATTGCAATGAATGAATTAGATAAGGTTACTCAGAAAAATGCGGGTATTGCTGAGGACCTTGCGGCTACTTCAGCTAGTTTAAGAAACCAAGCAAACCAATTACAAGAGACTGTTTCCTTTTTTAAAAATCAAAATTTTGAAACTTAA
- a CDS encoding PAS domain S-box protein, whose amino-acid sequence MELTSQKKILLVEDEEIIAHIEIKQLEEEGYIVFRAETGVQAIELVNAHKGDFDLILMDIDLGVGIDGTITANEILKVFYIPILFLSSHTEKEIVKKTEQISSFGYVVKSSSFTVLHASMKMAFKLFDSLTKQKILQKENSMKAAVLDSVATPILITDPNGNIEWINPAFSETTGFSEAEVIGKNSKILINSGKQNQSFYKDLWDTILSGKVWRGEVINRFKDGSLHCEEETISPVIGLDGKINHFIGIKQDITQKKIQADYKELTSRVFTHAHEGITIADSDGKIMEVNAEFTRITGYTSEEVVGQTHRIFKSGTHSPEFYTSMWETLLTKGYWTGEIWNKRKNGEIYPQLLTISAVKNSESIIKNYVSIFSDISDRKKAETEILIAKKKSELNENMFSLLFDTLPIGITIASETGQIIKSNLAAERILGLSSDEHRQREIDGVEWTIICTDGTIMPPEEYASVRALKEKQPIYGIEMGVTTGINKITWINVNAAPMAGYGVLISYEDITIKKQVEAKLRHSAETESMLSSISLELISSGMKRMEETITHILARFGKFAGVDRAFMFLYPSTDKDSYLFPEWCAEGIESQLKFFSNISIKHCQWAMKSLESSEILNIPNIEILPKDSEEIKEICRVVSNKSFLYVPLQIDGVIKGLFGFQSVLKPRVWEEDTVYLLKAAGEIVATTIRRNQSEEKIQSLLEEKELILKEVHHRIKNNMNVIMALLMMQANSQDNEKAKNVLEDAGNRVRSMAILYDKLYQSDSKNEISLKLYIPSLLSEIASMFLIQAKVEIVTDIDDIILPPKLISPLGIILNELFTNAMKYAFLDRDNGVISVTASKKARRIFLLFQDNGNGFSNQNTVNSTGFGMQLINILVKQLQGSFTLESNQGAKFTFEFDS is encoded by the coding sequence ATGGAATTAACAAGTCAGAAAAAGATATTACTGGTTGAAGATGAAGAAATCATCGCACATATCGAAATAAAACAGCTCGAAGAAGAGGGTTATATTGTTTTCCGTGCGGAGACCGGTGTGCAAGCAATAGAGTTAGTGAATGCCCACAAGGGAGATTTTGATCTCATACTCATGGATATTGATTTGGGAGTTGGCATTGACGGAACTATTACAGCTAATGAAATTTTAAAAGTTTTTTATATTCCTATACTATTTCTTTCCTCTCATACAGAAAAGGAAATAGTTAAAAAAACCGAACAAATCAGTTCTTTTGGGTATGTAGTAAAAAGTTCAAGTTTTACCGTTCTGCATGCTTCCATGAAAATGGCATTTAAGTTATTTGACTCACTCACGAAACAAAAGATTTTACAGAAAGAAAATAGTATGAAGGCCGCTGTTTTGGATTCAGTAGCTACTCCCATTTTAATTACAGACCCAAATGGTAATATTGAATGGATCAATCCAGCTTTTAGCGAAACTACAGGTTTTTCAGAAGCTGAGGTCATAGGAAAAAACTCAAAAATTCTAATCAATTCCGGAAAACAAAATCAATCTTTTTATAAAGATTTATGGGATACAATTTTATCAGGAAAAGTTTGGCGGGGAGAAGTTATTAACCGCTTCAAAGATGGCTCTCTTCATTGTGAAGAGGAAACAATTTCTCCTGTAATCGGTTTAGATGGAAAAATTAATCACTTCATAGGGATAAAGCAAGATATTACTCAAAAAAAAATTCAAGCAGATTATAAAGAACTAACGTCTCGCGTATTCACGCATGCACATGAAGGAATAACAATAGCCGACAGTGATGGAAAAATTATGGAGGTTAATGCCGAGTTTACTCGAATCACTGGTTATACTTCTGAAGAAGTTGTCGGACAAACCCATCGAATTTTCAAATCAGGAACTCATTCTCCCGAGTTTTATACTTCCATGTGGGAAACTTTATTAACAAAAGGTTATTGGACTGGTGAAATTTGGAATAAAAGAAAAAATGGGGAAATTTATCCTCAATTACTTACAATTAGTGCAGTCAAAAACTCGGAAAGTATAATAAAAAATTATGTATCAATTTTTTCAGATATTAGTGATCGAAAGAAAGCCGAAACAGAAATCCTAATTGCGAAAAAAAAATCAGAATTAAATGAAAATATGTTTAGCCTGCTATTTGATACATTACCAATAGGAATCACTATTGCAAGTGAAACGGGACAAATTATAAAATCGAATTTAGCCGCAGAGCGGATACTTGGTTTATCCTCAGATGAACATAGACAAAGAGAAATTGATGGAGTTGAATGGACGATTATCTGCACTGACGGAACAATAATGCCACCCGAAGAATATGCAAGCGTCCGTGCACTCAAAGAAAAACAGCCCATTTATGGAATTGAAATGGGAGTAACCACAGGAATTAATAAGATAACATGGATCAATGTAAATGCGGCTCCTATGGCAGGTTATGGTGTTCTTATTTCTTATGAAGATATTACAATAAAAAAACAAGTAGAAGCCAAATTAAGACATAGTGCTGAAACTGAATCAATGCTTTCTTCCATTTCTTTGGAATTAATTTCATCTGGAATGAAAAGAATGGAAGAAACGATAACGCATATACTTGCGCGATTTGGAAAATTTGCAGGAGTTGATCGTGCATTTATGTTTCTATATCCTTCAACGGATAAAGACTCTTATCTTTTTCCTGAATGGTGTGCGGAAGGAATTGAGTCTCAGTTGAAATTTTTCTCAAACATTTCAATAAAACATTGCCAGTGGGCAATGAAAAGCCTAGAGAGCAGTGAAATATTAAATATCCCTAATATAGAAATTCTTCCTAAAGATTCAGAAGAAATTAAAGAGATTTGTCGCGTTGTATCTAACAAATCATTTCTGTATGTGCCACTTCAAATAGATGGTGTTATTAAAGGTTTGTTTGGATTTCAGAGTGTTTTGAAACCGAGAGTGTGGGAAGAGGATACCGTCTATCTTCTTAAGGCGGCAGGCGAAATAGTGGCAACTACGATTAGGCGCAACCAGTCAGAGGAAAAAATTCAATCCTTACTTGAAGAAAAAGAACTCATACTAAAGGAAGTGCATCATCGTATTAAAAATAATATGAACGTAATTATGGCACTATTAATGATGCAAGCAAATTCCCAAGATAATGAGAAAGCAAAAAATGTTTTAGAGGATGCCGGAAATAGAGTAAGAAGCATGGCAATCTTATACGACAAATTGTATCAATCAGACAGCAAAAATGAAATATCACTAAAATTATATATTCCGTCTCTCCTGAGTGAAATAGCGAGTATGTTTTTAATCCAAGCGAAAGTAGAAATTGTTACGGACATTGATGATATAATACTACCTCCTAAATTGATATCACCACTTGGCATAATACTCAATGAACTTTTTACAAACGCTATGAAGTATGCATTTTTAGATCGTGACAATGGAGTTATATCGGTTACCGCATCCAAAAAAGCTCGTCGAATATTTTTATTATTTCAAGATAATGGAAATGGGTTCTCCAATCAAAATACTGTAAACTCGACCGGGTTTGGAATGCAATTAATCAACATTTTGGTAAAACAGTTACAAGGTTCATTTACATTGGAGTCAAACCAAGGAGCAAAATTTACTTTTGAATTTGATTCATGA
- a CDS encoding HPr-rel-A system PqqD family peptide chaperone, whose product MSSDALKNLALSDTGFVFDPTTGNTYTLNETALAIVHLLKQDRTKEEILQSILSEYEVDSDEIDRDFSDLIIQLTELGLYK is encoded by the coding sequence ATGAGTTCAGACGCATTGAAAAATTTGGCTTTAAGTGATACAGGATTTGTATTTGATCCTACAACTGGAAATACATATACGTTAAACGAAACAGCATTGGCTATAGTTCATCTATTAAAACAAGACAGAACTAAAGAAGAAATACTGCAATCCATTCTTTCTGAATATGAAGTAGATTCTGATGAAATAGACCGAGATTTTTCTGATCTAATTATTCAACTTACCGAATTAGGGTTATATAAATGA